In Triticum urartu cultivar G1812 chromosome 6, Tu2.1, whole genome shotgun sequence, the following proteins share a genomic window:
- the LOC125515085 gene encoding uncharacterized protein LOC125515085: protein MGAKVSCFSTHRGTLSQQPHHPGPVRVIAADGSLKELPASPRVAVSDVLSGEAASFFVCNSDALYFNEPPPALASDELLRPGQIYFLLPAAELGRPLSSADMAALAVRASAAIAAKRPERRGGKTKNLRFVPVHEDQVEDREDVMFNEKLNERTLGEFAVSVSPAKKSNGELAARSRLRLKRALSIIQEAAD from the coding sequence ATGGGCGCCAAGGTTTCCTGCTTTTCCACCCACCGAGGCACCCTCTCGCAGCAGCCACACCATCCGGGGCCGGTCAGGGTCATCGCCGCCGACGGCTCGCTGAAGGAGCTCCCGGCCAGCCCCCGAGTCGCCGTCTCCGACGTTCTCTCCGGCGAGGCCGCCTCCTTCTTCGTGTGCAACTCCGACGCGCTCTACTTCAACGAGCCCCCACCGGCGCTGGCCTCCGACGAGCTCCTCCGGCCGGGACAAATATACTTCCTGCTCCCTGCCGCGGAGCTGGGGCGGCCGCTCTCGAGCGCCGACATGGCCGCGCTCGCCGTGCGGGCGAGTGCCGCGATCGCCGCCAAGAGGCCTGAGCGGCGCGGCGGCAAGACCAAGAACCTGCGCTTCGTGCCGGTGCACGAGGATCAGGTGGAAGACCGCGAGGACGTCATGTTCAACGAGAAGCTTAACGAGCGGACGCTCGGGGAGTTCGCGGTGTCGGTGAGTCCGGCGAAGAAGAGCAACGGGGAGCTCGCCGCGCGGTCGCGGCTGAGGCTGAAGCGGGCTCTGAGCATCATCCAGGAGGCTGCTGACTGA